Within Gavia stellata isolate bGavSte3 chromosome 12, bGavSte3.hap2, whole genome shotgun sequence, the genomic segment TTTGCCAGAGTGTATGTTCACACTAGAACGCTGCTCCCTACATTCATGAACCCCAGGATACAACTGCTTAGCAAAGGGCAGGTGAGTGCAGACCGCTCTATTGTTTTGAGCTAAATACCCGTCCGAAAGCCGACAGCGAGGCAGCGAAGGTGCTGCCCAGGGATTGCCCGAGCGCCACGGCCGCGTTCGGAGAGCGGCTGGACAGGGCGGCAGGCGGGAGGGATGTCCCACTCGTGTGCGCCGGGTGCCGAGCGGGGGGCACGCACCTCCCGCCGCACGCACCGCAAAACCTTCCAAGCGCTTGTGAATCCCTCAGAGAACAGCGGCTGTTCCAACAAGGGCTTGTTCGCTTCACAGCGAAGCACACCTGACCGCGGGCCGGGGgctgcacagggctgggggggcacagaCCCCgctggctggcggtgctggggggcgggcggggggctgagcccccgggcactgccctgggcaggctgggtgCCACCGGCCGGACCCCCTGCGCCTCCCGCGTCTCCCAGCCAGCATGTCCCTCCTGCCGGCACCCACCGGTGACCCAGCCCCGGCCTTTCCCCCGGGGAGGCTCCTGCGAGCCAGGCACCCCAGCCTCCCCGGGGAGCATGTTAGTGCTTCGCACGGCACCTCTGGGCTCGACAACGACACACACAAGGCAATCGCTCCCCGTTAACCGGTGTCACTGTGGGATTAACGAGCAGCACGCCCCCACCGTCCGTTTCACAGCCCCAATCCACGACCTGCACTCTTGGTAACGATCCCCACTGGTCAGCTATGGCCCacccgctgcagctgccggcgccccgcagcccctcagccCCCCGCCACCATCAGAGCCTCACTTAGCCTTGGCGCAGACCAGCCGGAGCGATGGATTCTCACCCTGcacgtgctgctgctgcacagcgATGACAGCAGGGAACAAAATTGATTGCGTCAACTGGGATGCGTATTAACATTTAACTAACAGAGACAAAAGCAGCTGGTGAGAATTTGGGGTCTTGTACATCCAGGAGTACTGATCGGTGttgtttaaatattcatttttgcATTCTAGGCATCGAAAATCATTGTAAATCACAACTCCTTCACATGGCAGTGATTGCACTTAAATAAATACTGCTCACGGTTTCTTGTATTTCTGTCTCTGGAACCAAAGTTTGAGATTTCTGGTACGGCAGGCAAAAGACAGAGATGTATTGAAAATTAAGGTACCTAAATAATTAACCCCGCTCCTGAGTCTTAGAGGCAATTTAATAAAGTGCTCTCAGGGACCCGGCTGACAGTGAATAATATCCGTTGTCACTGTGTCTACACAGGCTGCAGAAACAATTTTATGTTGCCATTACACCGCGGTGCTTAACTGTTTGTGTTCTCGGGAGAGGGGACGTTGGCCTGAAACCCAGTCGTAAGAAATCCTTGTGCATGCGGGACACGAGAGGAATAAACCTGAAAGATGAGTGTGGGCTTTCTCCACCTCCCGAGGCAGAGCCGCACGTTCAGCCGAAGCACGGTATTAAACCCATATAACTTGTTGCTCTAAAAATACACGCTGGTTGTCTCATCTGGAATGATGCATTTTTGCCCCATCTTCCCTGGCTCCGCTCCTCAGCCGCCCCATGAAGGACTGCGAGGAAGGCCGGCACCCGCcggggcagaggcagggtgctggcagcaggctgTGTGGTCCCCCTGCACCGCCCCGGTTGTGCCGGCACAGCTCCCGCCGGCACGCCGGTCAGATGAGCCCAGGCATCTGGCGATGCCTTGTTAGAGCCAGTTAGAAATCTGGCTCTGGAATAACGGCTCTGCCAGCACCGGGGGAGGCATTTTGCAGAAGTCTTCATTGTCCTGCGGATTTTCATGTGCATTTGATTAATTATGTATGGACTTTTGATTGCAAATGCAGTACGGAAAGGAGTATACAAGCTGGGTGAATCAATTTGGCCTAAATATCATCCATCCACAattcctggatttttttttttgcctgcaaaTTACAGCAAtggagagacagaaatttcctttttgtgtttattttgggaattatttttcatactgATAGCCTCTGCAGCGTGGGACAGGTTAGAAACAGAGTTAATAGGggcagctgagagagctgaaaGCTGGGGCCCGGGGGCCGGAGCCCAGGAATTCACACCCGCTTGCTGCAGCGACCATTTCCCCTACACCATCCAACAGGCACCTTGGATCTCTCCAGCGAGAGCAAGTGGGCATTGAGCGAGCGAGCCTCGGTTCTCCCTGCAGCAATACCGAAACGCCCCGCGTCCTCCCCAGCCGGCGCGGCTCTGCCCCTCCCCACAGGGACAGAAAGGTCCCTGCAGAGGTTCCCAAGGGAGTCCCGCGGAATTCTCCTATCCCTTGACATTACAGGGAGATATTACTGTTAATGACGTGAAAATGATAATGGGAGAACTGGCAGAAAATCTTTCCATGGAAGAGTAATAAATGCTGTGGGTGTGTGAGGCGACAGCTGTGACTGCAAAAGAATCGATAAATGTTGTAGTGGCATTTGTACCGGGATGATGGTGAGGAGCAGTTCCCTCACCAACCCCTTCCTAATGCAGTCACTACAGAACCAAGCTCTTTTGGCTTTGGTAATAACAAATAGGGTCAATTCTGATCTGGGAAATTCATCAGCGTCTTCTCAGGGTATGTGCTCCAGCCCAACTCCTTATGGTTTCTCCTCACTCCAGGCCTGCCCACGCTGCTGTGGAATGGGTGCAGCTGCCTGATGTTCCTTGACATATTTCAAACATCGAGACAGCAAATATTAAAGCAGGTATTGCTCTCTTTTCCGTCCTTCGCCCACCACTCATGATGGTCCCTGCCAAGTGCCAAACACAAATGACATGCCACTCTGAGCTTATCTATAGTAACCTACTGGTAACTGGGCTGCGGACCCCTGAAAGGTCCCACATCTGGCACAAGTGAGCTGCTGAATTGGggtttttgcttctgtttattAAAGAAGACCAGTACAACGCCCTGTAAGACTAAAAATACTTAGCAAGACTAAAAATACTTAGCAAGACTTAGAGAAATTATGCATTTATACATATTTGGGTCATGACTAATGATCTCCATGACTCGCCTTGCacgatcacagaatcacagaatccctaaggttggaaaagacctctaagaccatcaagtccaaccatcaccccaaccccaccatgcccactaaaccatgacctgcagtgccacgtccacacattccttgaacacctccagccatggggactccaccacctccctgggcagcttcttctagtgcttcactgctctctcaggaaagacatttttcctaatatccagcctgaacctcccctggcgcaacctgaggccatttcctctcgtcctatcacttgtcacatgggagaagagaccagcacccacctccccacaaacccctttcaagtagttgtagagagcgtaaaaacttttctttctccagggCTGTTCTTTCTGTTCTCAGCTGTTCAGCGTCTTGGACAGTAACAGTAATCTTGTTTCTCATTGTTTTATACTAGACTGCATTTGCTGCAAGCGTTTGTCAGATGCTGTTTCTCTTTGCTGGGCAGATATCAcgtcttcttcctttctctccaaCTGGCCTTGAAGCTTCTCTGTCAATCTGGTCATTTCATCAAGCTTAGCATGTGCTGTCTGCCCATCTATTTTGGCTTGCCTCAGTTGTTTTCGTAGCTGCTCTAGTTCCACATTCTGTTCTGTTACAGTTTTCAGAAACTGTTGATTGCTCAACTCTATTTTCTCATTGGCTGTATGCAGTTGCCGAGTCAAGTGCTGAAAGCCAGTCACTTGatctttctgcttttgcctTCCAGCCACGTGAATCTGCATTTCAGTCGTGCGTTCCTGGTACTGCTGCTGGAGTCGATCATGCTCCTGTAACACAGTCTGCCAGAGCTCTAttgcttgttcttcttcttGATTCATCAGTTGTAGTTGTTCTTGAAGGTTTCTCActattccttcagctgcaggaaTATCAGTTCCCAGAGGCATGAAAGGAAGAGCCTCCAGTTGCTTCTTAAGAGCCTCTTTCAACTCTGCATGCAGCCTTTCATCTTCCTTGGTGACTTGTTCAAATTTTAGTCTCATCTCACTCATTTGTGCCTGATAAAGCTGCAGCTACATCAAGTGTCATGGAAACTACCTGGTTTTGTACTGAAGCAGTACTTCATGCCACAGTCCTCGTCCATGAGTAACAGAAAGTTGAAGCATCAGTTGGAAATTTCCAACATCTCAGGTATTTCAGCCCCATCCCACAGCCAGTCCTCCAGCTCCTGATGGAGACTGGTTTGTCTGGACATACTGCAGAGCCCATACAGTGGTTGTCTCTCTGTCAGCACGGCTCTCTGGCCACCTCCACGCCACTCGTCTGCACTCTTCCTTAACACCTTAAGCTAAAGCTCAGCTCTGAGCAGAGCCTGATacctctccctcttctcctgctgATTACTGCATTTCGCTTTGTCCTTATGTCCCAGCTCCCCCGTACATCATCTTCCCGTACCACACTCTAATCTACACAacttccagctgcagcacccCTGCCTCCCTTCGGTCTCTCTCCACTGTGAAAGCCCAGAGACAGCATGAAGAAGCGCAGTGCATCCTCCCGGTCATTAGCTTATGTCTGAGGGACTAATCCTGACCCAGCAGCGACGGCACATCAGGGGTGGGACTCAGCAAGATGGGTCCTGATAAATCTTAAGGCAAGACGGGTGTGCTGTGTCCCTGCTGGGGACTGCGGTGGCAGGGAGCGGCCGGAGCCCTGCACATGTGCACCTTCACTTGTGGAGCCGCAAGTGATTCACTTAAATGCCAAAGCAGGAAATTACTTGGTCACAGAATTACAGCGCCAAACAAGAGCAGGGCAGACAGGCTTGATctggcacagagctggctgGTACAAAGTTAATCAGCATATTGAAACTCTCGGGGAGAGCTTATTCCCAAATCAGTGCTTTGTATGCTGTGGCTGCAGGAGTTTTCATTCCTTCCCAGGAATCATGATGCCCAACTGGGGCCTCAGACAGCTGAGTCCTTCTTTATGTCTAAATCAGGACAATTATTTAATTTAGACATTCAGTAGATGCTGGGAGTACAGGGAAGAGGTGtaggggaggggaaagagaaataaatcactGAGTGCGAGTTAACCATCTAAGCCCTCTACAAACAGCTCATTTAGGAGAGACGAATTCTACTGTTTCATTTGACTTAAAGAAAATCCGTTCTTTTTCCTCTTGCGCTGCTCCTCCAGGAGTGTGCAGGATGCAGCTAGACATCTGCTGGCTGTGGCCACTGGCCAAGGCCCCACTAATTGCATGAGTATTTTGGCTTGCAAATACAGCAAGTTTGGCATTCCTGTTTAGTGGATGGCACATGGCACTCCTTTAAGTTACTGCTGTTAAGCACTTGACTCCCAGCTAGGTGCATGTGAATAGCTACTTACTGGGtaagaaatgctgctttgtttAACTAGGCTAGTGAAACAAACCCAGCTGATGCCCAGAAGGCCAATCCTGCTCCAGGTAAGGGCTCGGAACACCTCTCAGTCCCTGGCAGGCTCTGCCTGCGAGCACGCAACTAAAGAAGCAGCAgacatggaaaggaaaacaaggtgAGGGGCAAACATTGCCGTGCTTTGATGACAGAAGTGGGTGTCTCCTAGGGCTGTGACAAGCCATTTGCAAAGTTTCCAACCCCTGCGAGCTCATCGCTATAAGGGCCCTGGAGAGAAAACGGGATTTGCCCCTTAGGCTCACACCTGGATcagtttgttttgctgcttcaaACGCCCTTAAGATCCAGCTGCCtgctttctctgcctgcctccagcGTCTCCTCCGGAGCTGGGGCACGCTGGAGAGGTTCAGGGAAAACAGCACCGTACCTTAATGTAAGCAACTACCTGGAGGGATGCTCTAACACAAGTCTTCTGTTTCAGAGACCCCAATTCCAGAGAAAGCCTGGAGCAAAAACAACTGCATGGCACCATCCACAGAGGGAATGAAATCAGGGCTGTGCTATCGACTGCTCCCGTGGGAAGTGGAAATTTCTGGAGCGCAGAACCCATGGGATTTCTTGATGTCGCCTGCAACCCCCCAAGCAGCCAGCACCCAGGGAACGGACGAACAGGAACATCTTCAGTTTCACTGCCGTCGGGCGTGGGTTATCATCAGTGTCAACATGACCCGGAGTTCCATGATTCAGcccttttccttattttaacaGCTGCTTTGGACTACAGCGTCCCCCAAGTGTGACCACACGGCCGATGGCTCCGGTGGAGGAGAGCCCTTGCCCGAGGAGCGGGGCCGTGCCCAGACGAGCCGAGCAGCGGGAGGGAGCACTGCAGCCGTGCTGCACGGGCAGGAGGAACGCGGACCTGCAGCAGGGCTTGAAGCTGAGCACCGCAGTTCTGCTTGGAAAAcagcttcctccagctctgTACAGCCGATCTTTACGGACTAAGTTTTAGTGATTCTCCCAGAGATTTTCAGTACAGGAATTGTCCTACGTTATACATAACATAAAAGAAATTCATGCGGTAGAATGAAATTAGAGTTCAGTAACTAAAACACAGTCTCACGCCATGTAGCTCTTCTGTGTTACCTTACTTTagacagcattttcaaaactgctCAGGAGCTCCATGCCTGCGTTTACGTGCCCATGCAGCGCGCCGGCCCACAGCAAGAGCCCTGCAAGGGGGCTGGTTCCTGGGGTGGAGGTCCCGGGGATGGGGAAAGACTGTCCAGATGGAGACAGAGCTGAACAGGTCTGAACACCTAGAAAGCATGAAACTCCTGACCCGTCTTCCTCCGGTTTAATTACCCACCTGCTTTGACTTGTTTTGAGCACTGATGGAATTCAACTTCATGTACTTAACAGGGAGCAGAGCGAGGTGActtgctttctcattttacCAGCGATGGCTAAAGCTTTCTCTACCATATAATGTATTTCCATTCCAGCATTAAGTATCTTTCTGACCCAAATATACGTCCTGAGAACAAAAATAACTGTAAGGAATACAATACTTAATCTGCCTAGATTCCGCTCTCAGAAAGATATAGTCTATTACAAATGTTATCCCTCGCCTTGTCTATTAATCCTAAAGGGACCAGTgattaaatactttttctaaCTCCAGTCCCTGGTGTGCCTGTGATTCAGGGAGTTATAATCACTCTGTGTTGTACATCTGGTGACGATAACGGGCAATGCTCTGTTATTACAACGAGCTTTCACTGCTGCTTACTGGGCTGCAAAGGCAAGATTGCGTTCAGCACATTTCTTGGCTCTCCACCTGAATTAACGATATAAACAGTATTTCATGACTTGGAGAAGGGCTACAAGGAAAGCACAATCCTAGACATACTTGCAAAGGCAAAAGAAGAATATGAATTGCAGAACGGAGAGACGGAATGGAGTCACAAGTGATACAAGATGCAGCTCTGGCACGAGAAAACTGCTGTAATTGAGATACGAAGAAAACGAGCACATTTCTGAGAGTTCTCTGCCTGTGTTTGGACTGGATTCCCAGTGGCAACTCCGGTCCCTGCAGACATGCCTGCACTGGGACACCAAGTCCGCTGCCCACCTCCCGGCTGGCCCAGCTCCATCCCGACGGTGCTCCCAGCAAAGCGGTGTTGGGACGTCTGTCCCACCGCCCTGCAGCACACGGTTGAGTGCTGGCTTCAACGCAAGGGCAAAGCCAAGCCCCAGACAAACCACAGACAGGAAAACCACACTTTTCTTCCAGCTTGAAAGATTCAGTGGATAGCCAGTCACAGGGGTAGGGGTTAAGTctatcaaattaattttaattacaattcaaagaaagaaaagccacttTAGCATTTCTAATCAACAGGCATCTCATGAGGCATGTGAGTTCCTGTAGTCTGAACAGGGTAGGAAGTTTTCGAAGATAATTTACTTCATTAATATTCAGCTAGAAGCGGATCATCCAATACTTTCCATTGTggtattgaaataaaaaatgtcaaaaggaaaattttgtatttatttgacATGGACATTGAGCTTCATAAGTTTCATTCTATCTTACAAAAAAACACTTctgactgaaataaaacattacaaCCCAGATTTATCAGAATATTAGAGGGTCTATCTTAATAAGAAGTGCATTACTACTTGCAAAGCAAGTTtgattgctttatttttagcactgcagtgctgcctgtgtcccagcccagcagagcaTCACCGGCAAGGTCCCAGTCCCTGCGGCACCCGCCGAGTGTTGCCTTCACCCAGCCCTGGGGTCCCCCGCTCCCCAGGAGGGCCTAGTGTAGAGGAATATACTTATTCTTGTAAGTATGTACGAATACACCAGAGCCCATCAGGAGAACAagaggaacgtgtggacgaggcattgtgggacatggtttagtgggcatggtggtgttagttgatggttggacttgatgatcttacaggtcttttccaaccttagtgattctgtgattctgtgatctttgaGGGATTTCTGAATGTTGTTGCTTGATATTATTCTTGATACAGGAAATGTCAACAACCCTTAAAAAGTTGTCAGCCTTTTTAAAGAATAACAGCTTTAGTGTAACAGTTCAGTTTTTGTATCTTCAAGCTGAGACTGGTTTGGATCGCTTGATTACAAcggaaattggaaaaaaaacaaaatgaaaaggttGCATGGAAGAGCCCCGAAGGGAACAAAGTTTGTCTGGTTTCTTGAATAATAAACGGATGTGTAAGAGAGCAGGGAATGAGGATGAGACCCAGCTATCTATGCCCATTGAAACTCTGGGAGTTTTTTGCTGCTCAGACCTAAGTAACTGCAGGgttcaaacaagaaaaatgcagagcCTGACTTGGTGCCATGAACTGGGAGAAGCACACAGCAGTGAGGTCTATGGCACCGATGCTCTGGGGCATGTCCTCTCCAGGAGACACCCCTTTTAGCAGTCTTCTCCGCCTGTTCCTGCAGTGGTTTGCCATACCCACAGCACCATCCAGGAATGGGGACCTGGCTGGCCCGCCCGCTGGCACCGGGGGTTTGGTGCAGCCGCCAGCGCCGCGTGCCAGCCGCCAGCTCTGCCGCGCTGCCCACAGCCTGGCCGCGGGCGGAAAGTGTGCCCTTCCCTTTTCCAGGCAGAGACCttgcctcttctcccaccagcGCCCGCCCGGCCCTGGGCAGCCGATGCTGCCTCCTCTGCTGTGCATGAGCAATTCCAGTCACTGAAATATGAACATTTGTCCTATTAATAATCAATAACTCGTCAGCTCAGTGAGTCACTCTCAAGCACGCTGAGCTGCCCGGCCCCGCGTACCCCCAGGAGACCTGCTTTGGATGTCTGTCGGTGGGAGTTTAATTTGCTGCCCTTTCCAAAACAAAGGACTACAGATGCAAGCACTGAAATGCCAGAGTTACGTGTCGGTCTGCGTCCTGGGTAAACAAGCAGGTTTTTCATCATCGCGACATTTAGGCATGCATATTTAGAAAACGTGTAGGTTACTTAAAAGTCCAACCTGATACAAATAAACAAGAGTCGGTGctagtttttctttcaggacCTCTGTAAGCatcattcttctttcttcttctttctctactGAATTTTAAAGGTTATCCTCATAAAAGATATTATTCCAAATAGCATCACACCAtcagaaatgaaagggaaaagatgAAATCATGAATATTTGAAGAACTATTTTCTGAAGGTATCTGTGTGGTTGGGGAGAGGAGGCTGCAAAAGGTATCAACAGCCACTTGGATGCTTTTCCATCATATCGATGAGTCAAGGCAAATGCACGCCACGGCTCTGGCTGAAGCAGGAACATCAACAGCATCTTCTccttgtaaaataataataccaACTTTGAAAGAAGCTTCACATAAATATTAGACAATCATTAACCAGATGATTAATGTGCCACACTGCTCTTCTGAAATCACAGGAGGTCAAGCGGAAACTGTcctacagtttttaaaataaaatgcaaccaagcaaaataaattttaccCAGCAAAGGGAGTGAGGGATGACAGCAAAAATAcgagaaaactgcagaaaaataactgtttgcCACGATGTTCTCGAACAGcccacccccttccccccagaaaggaaagaacagaaagagcGATGTGAACGCAACCCCCCTGGCTCCGAGTCGGTGAAACCCAGAGGTGGGTGTCAGGCCCGTGAGGGGCCAGCCCAGCCGCCCTGACACCGTCCCCAAGGGCAGGGCTCCCCGCTTTCCTCGCCTCGGCGCGGGCCCTCGCTGGGACGGATCGCTGCCAGCCCCTGCGTGAGGCCACGCCGCGGCCTCCCCCCTGCTCTTCTCTTCAATCTGGGCTGCAACCAAAGTTTATTTATCTGCAGTGGGAAAAAGTTCCGGGTTTTCGGTCACCATGGCTGATACATAGAGCATATATACATAAGCTTTAATGTTGATGTCACCTATTTCCAGCCCTAATCTTAATTTTCCAAGACTGCTTGGTTTAAGTGCTATAAAATTCAATTTTCAGCTCATAAGATGCTTGTTAGTGCCTGTCTCTATGTCACTCAAGGGGATCAAAGTTTGATTTTTtaacagtgctttttttttttccgaatCAGGAAACTGTATATACTCATAAACATAAACCTCCTTAAAAGActcaaaatgaagattaaatCCTATTGCTTTCTGCCCTGTGCTGAAGACTGTAGTCTTGATCCTGAAAGGGCATTTGCCCAAAGGGGAGATCATTGCAGAATTGGGTGTTAAAATACTCATCCAAAAAAAGGAGGTGTTTGCTGTTTGCAGCCTTAATAAACCGGGCTATTTGCTTCCTGTCCCCTGATGAGGAAAGACATTGGTAAGCAGCAGGGCAAGGCAAAGGGATGGGGTTGATTCGGAGGAACAGGACTGAGTGTTGCAAAAGTTGCTGCTTCATAAAATAGCAGCAATAATGCAATTGCTATTCCTGGCGATACGCGGTGCTGGGCGGAGTAATAGAATTGTCAGAGGGGATCGGGTCATTCCTGCCACCCATGCTGGATATTAATATTCTTACTGCTCTGAGATCCCTTTCTGTAAAAGGCTTAGATATTGGCTaaaatgtaattgcttttttttaatgttgatgTCTGTATAAATATTCTTGTGGCATAACCACACAGAAGAGGAACAAGCAGCTCTatacatttatttctgctgGACAGGTTCTGCTCCCGCTCCTATCCCAATAAACCTCACTGCAGCTCATGTGTCAGACCACGACCTATTTCACTAGACTTCACTAGAAACTGCCCAGCACTTCTCTCCCATCCTTTTTCAACTGTGACATTAAAAAAGACTATACCCccccaaataaaatatttgggtGGACATTATTCCACCTTGGAGCAATGAAGTATATAAGTATATGAAGTAAATAATAGTAACACTACCTACTTGCCAGGAAACATTTCATTACTTCCACCCTTGAAAATATGACGGGAAGTAGGATTCAAGTTTCATATCGTTAATggattaaattaaattacattctCATGTTTCAAAGACACTTAGGCTAAtttaagaatatatattttaccAAAAACTCACTTAACTGCCATGTAATTTCTtgctatttccttttcctttattgCTGATTAACAAGATACTTGGCAATAAATAGAAGCATGCTCTCTGCTATAATTAGCCTGTCTGTCCCTCTGATTAGCTCACTCCTATTTTGTGGCAGGGAATTTGGAAATCCTAAATACTCATAAATCACTTCAAATACTTCCTCCCGATACCCGAGCAGCATAGAAGAGTCCCCCGGTGACCTCTGTCTAGGACTTCTCTGCCCTGCTTGGGTTCACCAGAAGCACCCCAGCACTGGCTAGCTGCACGTTATTAGTAGATATTAGTTCAGGTTGTGGAGTGATTGTTCATatgaaaagctgcagaaatatcTCAGGTCTTTAcataatgaaaacagattttaactCTATTTTCCTATTAAATGTTTGATAAATGGAGTCTTACGTCTGCacaatattttgtgttttaaaggcAACATTTGCTTGGTCTTCCTAAAGCAGggaatttattttaacagctcATTTCATAGCACTGAAATATTATTACTACTGCTACTACTGCTGACAATAATAATATCACTTACTTAATTGTTAAAGTGCCTTTCATCTTCCAGAATATCAAACTGTTACACAAACTCCTCCACCCTGGAGAGCTTCCAGAGTCCCTCGCCACCTTTGGAAAGCAGAGTTCTTGTTTTCTGCCCCAGAACGTAGCGTAGAGGTGGCCAGTTATTCAAATTTATTAACATAAAGGGAGAAAGCTCTTTATGGCAGTTGGATTGTTTATTCTGCCCCGACAGATTAAATAACAAATTGCAGTTTAAAAAGTGGAATGTCCTCAGGAAGAGATCAAAAAACgaagaaatttttttgaaagatgtgtGTTGCTTTAATTGAACCTGGCCCTTTGTGAATTCACTGCTTCACGAATCATCTGATCTTATTAATGAAGTTAATAACTTTTCGAAGTTCTTTCCATCTAGGTAACAACCAGTGTTGATAAGCACAGATGCAGATGCCAAGGGATGTTtgtgtgctggtggtgggaAGCGCCTTCACGCCCTAGCCAAAGCCAACGGAGTGCGGAGCGGTGAAAGCAACCGCTCACCAGCCCACGTGCCTGCCTGAAAGAGTGAGACATCCATgaaagcagaagacagctgGATCCCACCCGCTGCAGGGGCGCTGAAGATCCGACCAACCCAGGGGCACAGGTCAGAAGGAGTATGTCTCCCAAATTTATTCCCTGGGCTTTTCTTACAAAGTACGCATAAAAGCGAGGCCCTTCTCAGTGAGAAAGCTCTGATCCAGAGCTGTCCTCGCGCGCACACTGCACAGCTTTGCGTAGGTCAAAGCAACCTTACACTGGAATACCTTCAGGTTGCATTTCTAATcgaaactatttttctttacctttctgAGTGTGTACACAGTGAGAGTCCTTCTCCGGACACACATTTGTGTTACGCTTAGACTTTGACAGTCAATtgagacattttttaaatttgagaTTTAATTTGGCAAATGCTTTCGATATATACTTATCTAGCTGAAAGGTGATGGATGATACATCGataatttttaggaaaatagTAAATCATGATCCCAAACCTtagctctggaaaaacaaaccTTCTAAACCATTGAAATTTGTACCCACACTTGATACATTTCCTGCCACCAGGCACAGAGCGGACGCAACAGAAGAATAAACTATTGcaagagaaagcatttctgtgTAACGTCTTGTAAGTATGCGAGATAGCTGTGCCTCTAATGCGATGAAAATGTAAAGCCCTATTtctctggaaaggaaaaca encodes:
- the LOC104253767 gene encoding LOW QUALITY PROTEIN: sodium channel and clathrin linker 1-like (The sequence of the model RefSeq protein was modified relative to this genomic sequence to represent the inferred CDS: inserted 1 base in 1 codon; substituted 1 base at 1 genomic stop codon), with amino-acid sequence MDMGMHVGMHVGMDVSMDVGMDVGMGMDVAIGTDISSDTDTEGDNLHIAVKTNLAVMNMGVIKPQHIPAQMSEMRLKFEQVTKEDERLHAELKEALKKQLEALPFMPLGTDIPAAEGIVRNLQEQLQLMNQEEEQAIELWQTVLQEHDRLQQQYQERTTEMQIHVAGRQKQKDQVTGFQHLTRQLHTANEKIELSNQQFLKTVTEQNVELEQLRKQLRQAKIDGQTAHAKLDEMTRLTEKLQGQLERKEEDVISAQQRETASDKRLQQMQSSIKQXETRLXVTVQDAEQLRTERTALEKENFYSLCNNSHEQENPSVCHIGMKVLRSLSRNCKRNEGTHFGPDRTSQASCACREPLGSASAPRSIPAARPPPPYGRIAMEM